One segment of Deinococcus sp. Leaf326 DNA contains the following:
- a CDS encoding VRR-NUC domain-containing protein encodes MTRMSDADLRRYQRRHPHLFPDQPATPPPVAGYLAASQSNGYAKEADFQAAACAQLKARGWRVQEALKGSDSGGTVWYTPGWPDLQMYKPDGQRRMWFVELKQPGKKPTAKQLECHEYLRAAGFLVVVAWHLDAVLEAEATQ; translated from the coding sequence ATGACCCGGATGTCCGACGCGGACCTGCGGCGCTACCAGCGCCGGCACCCGCACCTGTTTCCCGACCAGCCCGCGACCCCTCCACCGGTCGCGGGCTATCTCGCGGCCAGCCAGAGCAACGGCTACGCGAAAGAGGCCGACTTCCAAGCCGCCGCCTGCGCGCAGCTGAAGGCGCGCGGGTGGCGCGTGCAGGAAGCCCTCAAAGGCAGCGACAGCGGCGGCACAGTCTGGTACACGCCCGGCTGGCCGGACCTCCAGATGTACAAGCCGGACGGCCAGCGGCGCATGTGGTTCGTCGAGCTCAAGCAGCCCGGCAAGAAGCCAACCGCCAAGCAGCTCGAATGCCACGAGTACTTACGGGCCGCAGGGTTCCTGGTCGTGGTGGCCTGGCACCTCGACGCCGTGCTGGAAGCCGAGGCGACCCAATAG